The Lolium rigidum isolate FL_2022 chromosome 1, APGP_CSIRO_Lrig_0.1, whole genome shotgun sequence region GGCAATGGCATAGATTCGGAGAGGTGGATGGAAGGGCTCAGTAGGAACAGAGACATCGCCGATGTGAGTATTTCTATTGACTTGCTGTATTTCTAAGATTTCGTCTCTTGTCGTTGTGAGACTTGTGTGAGTTTTTATGTCGATTGGTGCATGAAAATGCAGTGCTAAATTTAGACTGAAAGATGTGACGGATTTTGTACCAACGTACCGGTGGTTTGCTGTTAGGGAAAGTTGTAGTTGAGCTGGGGTGTACCGTGTACCCACACCCATCTATTTTGGGTATTGTTTTTCCGACATCAGAATTACTCCTATACCAACAACCAACaaccaacaaccaagcctttcagtcccaaacaagttgggataggctagagttgaaacccataagatctcgaagccaagtcatggttccggaacgtggatagctaacttccacgcacccctatccatggctaaatctttgtcgatattccaaacctttaGATCAGAATTACTCctatgacaaaaaaaaaaaatctaggaaAAATCATTAGTGCAGTGCAAGATTATAAAATGTCACAAGAACATAACTGGAAAGAATCTGGCCCATAGAAAAATAGCAAGTGGTAGCAAATACTATATGTGAATGGGTGTTTTGTATTTTTGGTTTCTCCCAAACTGCACAACATATTAACTGAAACTTTACAGGCCAAGATAACTTTAGTTAGTTTCATAATATTTAGActctttttcagattttttaataCACTGAAAACGTCTAAATGAAGTGAGTCTGTAGCCTGTATTACACCCCAGCAGCCAGCTCGCCGGTGAATTGGTTGGCCAAGTAGTTCATGTAAGTTTATATTTCTTCAAATTAACATTCACTGCATCGATGGCTAGGAATCTTGAGTGCGCAAATTGCAGGCAGTGTTGCGTTTTTATGAGAAGCTAGCATCTGCGTTCCCTAAGCTTGTGCAATTGTGCCTATTTGCGTCCCCATAAATTATTTTATCTCATATAGTTAATAAATGCCTGAATTCTTTGTGCTGAACAAGTTAGTCATTTAGGCAGACAGTGGGATGTGGAAGATGGACTTGTTTCCATGTATAAGGATGATATATTAAGTGTAAATAAGTATTGGAAGCTCCGACACCTAGCACTAGCACCCACTTAGCAATCATAGTCACCAATGCCTTTTCTAACAAAGTTTGATGACCTGCTAGATTATTTCCGGTTGAGAGACCTAAGGGTAATGAAGCATAATAGTACTCCGTTTGGCAGTTTCAAGTGGAATATACTCTGTTAGGTGACGGATTGTCACACAATTGCTACCCTTTTAGTAAAAAATTAGCTTGACTTAGGGTTCCTCTATATATCTGTCGACCATGCATGCACTTATGGCGCTGTATTCTCAATGTCTGTGATATGTAGCAGTACATGCATgctttgtttgttattttttcgCGAAAATGCAAAAAGCTTggtgtttcgatgcattgatagaaaaaaaGCCGTATTTACAAGTCCGAAGAGTGGACCAACACCCACgccatacaactcaacccaagaaACCTAGTCTAAGGGAGAAGTTGGCGTAACCCTCGACCCTCGTGCTCCCGCCTCTGCCCATGATCTTGCCTCGGCTTTGATTGTGTCGACTAGGGAGGCCACCGAAGGCAGCTCGTTGTTGAAGACAATCGCTTTCCTATGCTTCCAAatccaccacgccgtgagcatAATCAACGACGAGGTTCCTTTGCTCTGTTTGTTCTAACTGCACACACATGCATTTGCTCTAAAAGAAAATTCATAACTATACATAAGTACAAGATTTGTGCAATTGTAGGCCTGGAAGTTCAAAGTGGGAATAATCTAGTTGCACATTTCGAAATCTAAAATCGTACTTCTTTTTGCAAATGTAGGTTTGGCAAAGCCCAACTATCTCAAAAACAACAAATTAATTTATACCCATATATACAAAAATTCTACCACACGCGAATCTCAGAGCAAGTCCAGAAATTTGTGAACACAAAAAATCAGATCCCCGCTAGTCAATttaaatgaaaaaacaaaaagtTAATTTTCACCCCAACCAAATATAAAAGTCTCGAGCCTACTCCCATTGTTAGCCGTTAACAGTTTAGGTTTAAGTCAGAAATCCAATTGAAATTAATCATTCGAAAATTAACTATAACTTAGAAACATGAATAACTAGTCAAATTAAATTAATTTTGGAGTTGCACAAAATTAATGGGCTGTCTAGGGACCGGAGACTGAGATTTTGTGCATGCATAGATTTTGTTTTGTAAAAACAAAGAGTTAAAACAATCAAAAAATGGAATTTAGTCTTATATAAAAATgaattatttctgcaatttttggatCAGAAGTGTGGAATTACCCAATTCCACATGGATTATGGACTACCCTGTAATCTCTCTGATTTATCTATTATGATAATATGTTTCAGGTGTTCAAAGTTCTGCCAGTGAAATCCTTATCGTGTAAGCAAATTGAGAGGCGGACATGCATTTCTTTGGAGGCATTTATACATGATTACTTTTTACGTGAGTCCCCTGTTATACTCAGAGGCTGCATTGATCATTGGCCTGCGAGGACAAAATGGAAGGACATAAAATACCTAGAGAGGATAGCCGGAGATCGCACTGTTCCTGCTGAGGTGACTACTTACACAGTTACACTTTACAGTTGACCTATCATGTAAAAAATCAAttctgacatttttaaaattaaaaactTATGTATTGTGATTTTCAGTTTGCCCTTTtcagacatttttaaaattttaaaaataatgaTGCCATTAATTGGGAAAAAGTATATGAAGTTCCATTGAAGAAGTGCATTAAATGATTAAATCTGATTCTACAGTAAATTGGCTGGTTTCCAGCAAGTGGCTCATATACTCAAATTCCATCTTCAGGACTCCAATCCAGCTTATCTCAGGAAGTATTTATTAttgcattttcttttctattcagTATTTGTCGTTCTTATTATACGCCTTAAATTCGTGTGTAGGATATATTGTTGAGATGTGCAACCTAAGCTAGTTTTAAATTTCATGTTAAATGCAAGTTAGAAAAGTAGTATTAAGATTTGCAAGTTAGAACACGTGACCGAATTTATCTCTTTTGAACTGACTGCATCACATGATTTTACATATTGGTACTGGCATCATGCCTATGTTATGTTTTAGGTTGGATTATTTTCTAACCTGTTAACATTTGTAGTGGTATAAATCAGCTTTTGTAAACCATCCTTCTGCCACCGTTTTTCTTTAGCTATTTGTTCTTACGTTATTGACCAGGCTTATATTTTTAGCATCTTTTTCGCGTGCGTCTAGTTTTGATTTTCTACTAGTATTGTATGTGTATTTAAGAAATATCCCTGAAAACAATCAGCTTTTTTTAATCTAATATTCTAATATGTTTGAAGCATGTGCGTAAAATCTTCTTTCTGTTCGTGCAGTTACATATATGCTTGTCGGTTGACTACTGTTCAGTTAGCAATTCATTTGTATAAGCAATAGCTTATTTGTTGTCCGTAAGAGTAACTTGTCTAGTACTGGTTAGGTTTTTTTTTGGTCGAATATTATTAGTATGCATCTTTCTCTCTTCTGTTACATAAGTTCTCAGCACACTGGTATAAATAATGGTGTCTCAGGTTGGGAAAAATTATGTTTGTAATGAGTGGAGACAGGACCTTATCACATTTTCTCAGTTTCTTGAGAGGATGTGGTTACCTGATTGTTCTGCAAACTTAACTTATTTAGCTCAGCATCCATTGTTTGACCAGGTAACCTATTCCTGAGAAACTTGATTTTCTTTTGAATAAGTGGAGTTAGCAATTATTGAACTTTATTTAATGCCTTAATGGTATTTGGCAGATCAAAGAGCTTCGTGAAGACATAGTGGTTCCTGATTACTGTTCTGCTGGTGAAGGTGAACTCCAAGCGCTCAATGCTTGGTTTGGACCTGATGGGACTGTAACACCATTGCATCATGACCCACATCACAACCTTTTCGCTCAGGTATCACAGGAGTATAGTTCTGTAGTAGTTATTTTGAGTAATGCTGATGCATGATAATCGAACATGTGTTACTGCAACTACAGTTACGCTTCTTTTTACTACATAACGCCCCCTTCAGGAAATAGATCGAACTAAGTTGTCTTGTTATTTGTTGTTCCTCTGTTCTTCGGTAGGCAGGTTTCCTCCTCTACAGAAATGAAGAACAGACAGTCAAAGCGAGCTAGGTGATTCATAATTTTTAAAAGCCACTAAAAATGCGTCAGCATTTttgtgtttatttaattttcttgtgGAGCTTTTGCTAAACCTAGGTTCGGCTGCACCAACAAATAATATACGCACAAGTGGGCTGCACCTGCACATGCACCAATATGCTGCACACTTGAGACACATGTTAATCACAGTTTTTTTTTTAATGAGAGGGAGGGGCTTAGCTTATTGGTATGTTATGTTACTTGCATGCTGCCAATGGGGTCTTCCCTCTAAAAATATTACTTGCATGGTCAAATCAAGGCTTGGGTCGTGAGATTCTTTAGTGCTGATTAACCTTGGTTCAGCAAAAACATTACGCTAATTTAAATTTGATCCACAAAATGCTGCTAGTTGGCACCTATTTAACTTAGCTACCAACTAATTATGTTCAGCTTCTTACTAACTATGACAATGGAAGCAACATATTTCATCTAAGTTCTAAATAAGTCTGATATCTCTGACTGTTCCTTATTGACAGGTCTTGGGCAGGAAGTATATTAGACTCTATAGTGCTTCCATCTCTGAGGATTTGTACCCTCACATGGAGACTATGCTAAGCAATATGAGTCAGGTGCGTGTTCTGTGTCAGATATCAAGCATTGGTTTGAACAAGTGATTTGTCAACATCAATGATCTTCATAGTCTAGAGCAATATATGAGTGAATATAATTGGCAGgccaagaaaataaataaatgctCCCTTTACCTGCCTTTCATTATTTTCATCCATGCACAAATTTGTTCCAAatcttcttcaaacaaccttgatgCGGAGATTCTGAAAATAGAACAAGTTTGGTAATCAATATTGGACTACGTAGCAGATTTCTTCCGGTCCTCCTGTTCAGCCGTGTTTGTAACTGTCCAAAAGATCGATGTCCCTCAGGCCCTAAAGCTATGTGCTCTATAATTTCTTTTGCACAACTAGACTTGATTGAAAGATATTGATTTTCATGAGACTATTGTACACACAATGTCTCTGCAGGTTGATCTTGACAACATTGATGTAAATGAGTTCCCGAGGATGGAAGGTCTTGAATTCATGGACTGCATACTGGAGG contains the following coding sequences:
- the LOC124686518 gene encoding lysine-specific demethylase JMJ30-like, with product MDTGEPAAGGEKRAALLRQITEEGGFAFVASAEKAAAGDLRAAEAAREMAWEQLHSGPWRGVEPAWRDAYALACLQVASIRAGDDRRAALRALDMGLIMGGDLLRAELEAAIARVPAYRNGDSNGDGNGIDSERWMEGLSRNRDIADVFKVLPVKSLSCKQIERRTCISLEAFIHDYFLRESPVILRGCIDHWPARTKWKDIKYLERIAGDRTVPAEVGKNYVCNEWRQDLITFSQFLERMWLPDCSANLTYLAQHPLFDQIKELREDIVVPDYCSAGEGELQALNAWFGPDGTVTPLHHDPHHNLFAQVLGRKYIRLYSASISEDLYPHMETMLSNMSQVDLDNIDVNEFPRMEGLEFMDCILEEGDLLYIPPKWWHYVRSLSISFSVSFWWHTPILPSEGS